Proteins encoded in a region of the Chryseobacterium piperi genome:
- a CDS encoding outer membrane beta-barrel family protein, with protein MKTHILFAALFFSGFAFSQQKSDTLKTKNIEGINLKKQVFKKQSDRFIYDVASSPIAKGTNTFNLLKQTPMISSIDGKTLKIMGKSEVVIYINNKKTNMDSEALIEMLKNTPSEDIQKIEVITVPGSEFQVESNDGVINIVMKKSRNNGYNGTLKMQNEQSYYNNPSAGASFNFRKDKLAVNTNFNTGSWTEREKYRLSNGDSTFRNESYGFNDDPNKNFGGSVNIDYEINKKQSLGFTYNMRYNKSFNSILDITNIQNGVLKNRTVNDEDAQTRNHSFNLNYEIKTDSLGSKLTSNISYLWFNRDKSSINETFPFIVDENNKYGAFKQWVPQIINNYAANIDYIKKTTSGNSWLMGASYNNTKTDNDTRQEIYTPNGFINDFAQTNHFIYKENILGLYLTYERKLNEKLSGKIGARYEMTKSNGEILGKTSFERNYNNLLPFVNLNYTINPDNNITYTFSSRVRRPRFWELNPARTYFTPDNYTQNNPFVLASKYYNQEINYMFKNAFYANLSFNYVEDASSQLPLQGSLTKPVKDKNGNIIIGSDGKPQMATTKFLRYIRTNYGNNKQLGLTLGMNKSWFKEIWTTNYSINLAYAMYSGKVSEDPTSMPVPGQTEVLSPYIVDVKNFNFSAQFNNSIRLSSKKDWFLGINYFYASKSKMEIGELGTRQSLDLSVKKIMGSWTFLVELYDVFNQNFNQINGVQPDGSFNNVTNFGYPRIFSVGVTYNFGNQKLKKTREMKSANDAVKSRT; from the coding sequence ATGAAAACTCATATACTTTTTGCAGCTTTATTTTTCAGTGGATTTGCTTTTTCTCAACAGAAATCAGATACTTTGAAAACTAAAAATATAGAGGGAATTAATTTAAAGAAACAAGTCTTTAAAAAACAAAGTGATCGATTCATCTACGATGTGGCTTCTTCTCCAATTGCTAAAGGAACCAATACATTCAATTTATTAAAACAAACTCCGATGATTTCGAGTATTGATGGCAAGACCTTAAAAATCATGGGGAAATCAGAAGTGGTTATCTACATCAATAACAAAAAAACGAATATGGATTCGGAAGCATTAATTGAAATGCTGAAGAATACTCCATCAGAAGATATTCAGAAAATTGAGGTGATTACCGTTCCAGGAAGTGAATTTCAGGTTGAATCCAATGACGGAGTGATCAACATTGTCATGAAGAAAAGCAGAAATAATGGTTATAATGGAACTCTTAAAATGCAAAATGAACAGAGCTACTATAATAATCCTTCTGCCGGAGCATCCTTTAATTTCAGAAAAGATAAGCTGGCTGTTAATACCAATTTCAATACAGGAAGCTGGACAGAAAGAGAAAAATACAGACTTTCAAATGGAGATTCTACTTTCAGAAATGAGTCTTATGGCTTCAATGATGATCCTAATAAAAATTTCGGAGGTAGTGTCAATATCGATTATGAAATCAATAAAAAGCAAAGCTTAGGCTTTACTTACAATATGAGATATAACAAAAGTTTCAATTCGATCCTGGATATCACAAACATTCAGAATGGTGTATTGAAAAACAGAACAGTAAATGATGAGGATGCACAGACAAGGAATCACTCTTTCAACTTAAACTATGAGATAAAAACGGATTCATTGGGAAGCAAGTTGACATCTAACATTTCTTACCTATGGTTTAACAGAGATAAATCAAGCATCAATGAAACGTTTCCTTTCATCGTTGATGAGAATAATAAATATGGAGCTTTTAAACAATGGGTTCCGCAAATCATCAACAATTACGCCGCGAATATTGATTATATCAAAAAGACCACATCAGGAAATTCCTGGTTAATGGGAGCCAGCTATAACAATACCAAAACTGATAATGATACCAGACAAGAAATTTATACTCCTAATGGATTCATTAATGATTTCGCTCAGACCAACCACTTTATTTATAAGGAAAACATTCTGGGACTTTATCTGACTTACGAAAGAAAACTGAATGAGAAACTATCAGGTAAAATAGGAGCACGTTATGAGATGACCAAAAGTAATGGTGAAATTTTAGGAAAAACCAGTTTTGAGAGAAACTATAACAACCTGCTCCCTTTTGTTAATTTAAACTACACCATTAATCCGGACAACAATATCACTTATACTTTTTCAAGCAGGGTGAGAAGACCTAGATTCTGGGAGCTTAATCCGGCAAGAACCTATTTCACCCCTGACAACTATACTCAGAATAATCCTTTTGTACTGGCCTCAAAGTATTACAATCAGGAGATCAATTATATGTTTAAAAATGCTTTCTATGCTAACCTTAGTTTTAATTATGTAGAAGATGCATCAAGCCAGCTGCCATTGCAAGGATCTTTGACAAAGCCTGTAAAAGACAAAAATGGAAATATAATTATAGGCAGTGACGGAAAGCCTCAAATGGCCACTACTAAGTTTCTGAGATATATAAGAACGAATTATGGTAATAATAAGCAATTGGGATTAACCTTGGGAATGAACAAATCATGGTTTAAAGAAATCTGGACAACCAACTACTCTATTAATTTAGCTTACGCCATGTACTCGGGTAAGGTTAGTGAAGACCCTACTTCAATGCCTGTTCCCGGACAAACAGAAGTCCTGTCCCCTTATATTGTAGATGTAAAAAATTTCAATTTTTCGGCACAGTTCAATAACAGCATTCGCCTTTCTTCTAAAAAAGACTGGTTTCTGGGAATCAACTACTTCTATGCAAGTAAAAGTAAAATGGAAATCGGAGAACTGGGAACAAGACAAAGCTTGGACCTTAGTGTAAAAAAGATAATGGGTAGCTGGACCTTCTTAGTAGA